In Acholeplasma equirhinis, the following proteins share a genomic window:
- a CDS encoding ABC transporter permease, with amino-acid sequence MKTSKYKLLSIPYTVWIMLLVFIPMIALVVLGFTDMTSNISFSNVHFTFENFDMFGERSITTAFSNSLTYAALTTLISFVIGYLLAYIIYQSKFNNKFAIMTIMILPMWSNLILRIDALANIMNENNILVELIGFSPLGGLIGTPTGILIGMVFTYVPFMILPIYTALEKIDPSLNQASSDLGLTPLKTFLYVTFPLSFKGVVTGAIMVFLPTFSGFAIPKILSKGNMVFLGNIIETKFNYTIFNDGALLSASMLLIIFLAILLIRKFDKEGETLL; translated from the coding sequence ATGAAAACAAGTAAGTATAAACTTTTATCTATTCCTTATACTGTTTGGATTATGCTTCTTGTCTTCATTCCGATGATTGCATTAGTTGTATTAGGTTTCACAGATATGACTTCTAATATTTCATTTTCAAATGTTCATTTCACATTTGAAAACTTTGATATGTTTGGAGAAAGATCGATTACAACTGCATTTTCAAACAGTTTAACTTATGCCGCTTTAACAACTTTAATCAGTTTTGTTATTGGATATTTGCTAGCATACATTATTTATCAAAGTAAGTTTAATAATAAGTTTGCAATTATGACGATTATGATTCTGCCTATGTGGAGTAATCTAATCTTAAGAATTGATGCATTAGCAAATATTATGAATGAGAATAACATATTAGTAGAACTCATTGGATTTAGTCCATTAGGTGGTTTAATTGGTACACCAACTGGTATTTTAATTGGTATGGTCTTCACCTATGTACCATTTATGATTCTTCCAATATATACTGCTTTAGAAAAAATTGATCCAAGTTTAAATCAAGCATCTTCCGATTTAGGATTAACACCACTTAAAACATTTCTTTATGTAACCTTCCCACTTTCATTTAAAGGTGTAGTTACAGGGGCAATCATGGTTTTCTTACCTACATTCTCAGGATTTGCAATTCCAAAGATTTTATCTAAAGGCAACATGGTATTCTTAGGTAATATTATTGAAACTAAATTTAACTACACAATTTTTAATGATGGTGCACTACTCTCAGCATCCATGTTATTAATCATTTTTTTAGCAATCCTTCTAATCCGTAAGTTTGATAAGGAAGGAGAAACGCTATTATGA
- a CDS encoding ABC transporter permease, whose product MTNQYEKAKVSDYGYKDYSFLKPILKVFSVLFAITMIIFLYLPIIVIAIQSVNSSKNTSIFDSFTFEWYLNIFSEPDLLNAISNTFLVSAIATTIATVLGTIFAIGIYNLPKKARSRIMFLNNVPILNADIVTGFSLMIMFRFLMIIFPEIFGLTTLVLAHLFFTLPYVILSVIPKLKELDPNLIDAAQDLGIKPMKAIHLVIVPAVKAGIFSGMILALTMSIDDFVISFFTTGAGYDNLSIWIYGVLGRRNLTPSVYAFSTLLTLFTLISLITVQILQRKRKGKKK is encoded by the coding sequence ATGACAAATCAATATGAAAAAGCAAAAGTTTCTGATTATGGTTATAAAGATTATTCATTTTTAAAACCCATTCTTAAAGTTTTCTCCGTTTTATTTGCAATTACAATGATTATCTTCCTTTATTTACCAATTATTGTTATTGCGATACAATCTGTTAACTCAAGTAAAAACACTTCAATTTTTGATAGTTTCACATTTGAATGGTATCTAAATATATTTAGTGAACCTGACTTATTAAATGCAATCTCAAATACATTCTTAGTTTCTGCAATTGCAACAACAATTGCAACTGTGCTTGGTACAATCTTTGCGATAGGTATTTATAACTTGCCTAAGAAAGCACGCAGTAGAATTATGTTCTTAAACAATGTACCAATCTTAAATGCGGATATCGTCACGGGTTTTTCATTAATGATCATGTTTAGATTTTTAATGATTATCTTCCCTGAGATCTTTGGTCTTACAACGCTTGTACTTGCACACTTATTCTTTACACTACCTTATGTCATTCTAAGTGTAATACCAAAATTAAAAGAACTTGATCCAAACTTAATTGATGCAGCTCAGGACTTAGGTATTAAACCTATGAAAGCTATTCATCTTGTTATTGTACCAGCAGTTAAAGCAGGTATCTTCTCAGGAATGATTCTTGCCTTAACCATGAGTATTGATGACTTTGTCATCAGTTTCTTCACTACTGGTGCTGGGTATGATAACTTATCAATATGGATTTATGGTGTACTAGGTCGTCGTAATCTTACACCATCAGTCTATGCATTTTCTACTCTATTAACCCTATTTACATTAATAAGTTTAATAACCGTACAAATACTTCAAAGAAAGAGAAAGGGAAAGAAAAAATGA
- a CDS encoding L-serine ammonia-lyase → MLSLRSLYKIGHGPSSSHTMGPALAMKTIVEENPEITYFKVTLYNSLALTGKGHLTEDAMLETVHPREITFDTKIDLEKFANTILVLGYKGDELVSTDEVKSTGGGRIVFVGRESEEVQVYPHKNFNEIKAYCRRHKISLYEYVLKFEGEDIIDYLKSIWEAMKAAVERGIKTEGVLPGPLKVQRKAKTLFEKVMAKEPSEITENRLVSAYAFAVSEENAAGGIIVTAPTCGACGVLPALLYYMRHKHKFITDEKIIKALAVAGLFGNLIKHNASISGAVAGCQAEVGSACSMAAAAHATLFNLDINQVEYAAEIAMEHHLGLTCDPINGFVQIPCIERNAVAALRAIDACGLAYFLSDSRKISFDTVIETMYQTGLSMHTDYKETSIGGLAKNYKSTDENCW, encoded by the coding sequence ATGCTATCACTTAGATCACTTTATAAAATAGGACATGGTCCATCATCCAGTCATACAATGGGGCCAGCACTTGCAATGAAGACCATTGTAGAAGAAAATCCAGAAATTACATATTTCAAAGTAACTTTATATAATTCACTTGCATTAACAGGTAAAGGTCATCTAACTGAAGATGCGATGTTAGAAACAGTACATCCAAGAGAAATTACTTTTGATACTAAAATTGACTTAGAGAAGTTTGCGAATACAATTTTAGTTTTAGGTTATAAAGGTGATGAATTAGTCTCAACCGATGAAGTAAAGTCTACTGGTGGTGGTAGAATTGTTTTTGTTGGTCGTGAATCAGAAGAAGTTCAAGTTTATCCTCACAAGAATTTCAATGAAATTAAAGCATATTGTCGTCGTCACAAAATTTCACTATATGAATATGTATTAAAGTTTGAAGGTGAAGACATAATTGACTATTTAAAGTCAATTTGGGAAGCAATGAAAGCTGCTGTTGAACGAGGCATTAAAACAGAAGGTGTTTTACCTGGACCATTAAAGGTTCAAAGAAAAGCAAAAACTTTATTTGAAAAAGTAATGGCTAAAGAACCTTCTGAAATTACAGAAAACAGATTAGTTTCAGCTTATGCATTTGCAGTCAGTGAAGAAAACGCTGCAGGAGGTATCATTGTTACTGCACCAACTTGTGGTGCTTGTGGTGTCTTGCCGGCTTTGTTATACTACATGAGACATAAGCATAAATTTATTACAGACGAGAAAATCATTAAAGCACTTGCAGTTGCTGGTTTATTTGGTAATTTGATTAAACATAACGCATCTATCTCAGGTGCTGTTGCTGGTTGTCAAGCTGAGGTTGGATCTGCATGTTCAATGGCTGCAGCGGCTCACGCAACACTCTTTAATTTAGATATTAACCAAGTTGAATACGCAGCAGAGATTGCAATGGAGCATCATTTAGGTTTAACTTGTGATCCAATTAATGGATTTGTTCAAATTCCATGTATTGAAAGAAATGCTGTTGCAGCACTTCGTGCGATTGATGCATGTGGACTTGCATATTTCTTAAGTGATTCAAGAAAAATTTCATTTGATACAGTCATAGAAACAATGTACCAAACAGGCTTATCTATGCATACGGATTATAAAGAAACATCCATTGGTGGACTTGCTAAAAATTATAAAAGTACAGACGAAAATTGTTGGTAA
- a CDS encoding extracellular solute-binding protein — MKKLVITMFAIVAITLLVACDQRQVLRILNWGEYINDDVVAAFEDATGYRVSIDVTDSNESFYAKIKSGTTAYDIVIPSDYMVERMVDEDMLVKLDYTKLPNHANVTYMEGVNDIFEAMTATTLTRTGKTVDYTDYAVPYFWGSFGIIYNNRVEGLKTALETHGWSAFFDPSLTPANVRRGMYDVPQYAYAAASFYLEQDINTVTTASLNAAEEAILQANFVEWADDLLKRNVESNNLDMAFVYTGDYLDRLYIQLEDGKTLEEVQAIFDIYIPETTMGFMDNLVIPTTSKSVDMAHEFINFLLDPEVVALNSEVVGYATALVEAYDLIVANLDSEDEWYHNWALANLTYYNKNATNVLVPLTTLSAANIDKINTMVDNVRS, encoded by the coding sequence ATGAAGAAATTAGTTATTACAATGTTTGCAATTGTTGCAATCACATTGCTAGTTGCATGTGATCAAAGACAAGTCTTACGCATCCTTAACTGGGGCGAATACATCAATGATGATGTTGTTGCAGCTTTTGAAGATGCAACTGGATATCGTGTTTCTATCGATGTCACTGATTCAAATGAATCATTTTATGCAAAAATTAAAAGTGGTACAACTGCTTACGATATCGTAATTCCATCAGATTATATGGTTGAACGTATGGTTGATGAAGATATGTTAGTTAAACTTGATTACACTAAATTACCTAATCATGCAAATGTGACTTATATGGAAGGTGTAAATGATATCTTTGAAGCTATGACTGCAACAACACTTACTAGAACTGGTAAAACTGTTGATTATACAGATTATGCAGTTCCATACTTCTGGGGATCATTCGGTATTATCTATAACAATCGTGTTGAAGGTTTAAAAACTGCACTTGAAACGCATGGTTGGAGTGCTTTCTTCGATCCAAGTTTAACACCTGCAAATGTGAGACGCGGTATGTATGATGTACCTCAATATGCTTATGCTGCTGCTTCTTTCTATTTAGAACAAGATATTAACACAGTTACAACTGCTTCATTAAATGCCGCTGAAGAAGCTATTCTTCAAGCAAATTTTGTTGAGTGGGCTGATGATTTACTTAAACGTAATGTAGAATCAAACAACCTTGATATGGCATTTGTTTACACAGGTGACTATCTAGATCGTTTATACATTCAATTAGAAGACGGTAAAACTTTAGAAGAAGTTCAAGCAATTTTTGATATTTATATTCCAGAAACTACAATGGGTTTCATGGATAACTTAGTTATTCCTACAACTTCTAAGTCAGTAGATATGGCTCATGAGTTTATCAACTTCTTACTTGATCCTGAAGTTGTTGCATTAAATAGTGAAGTTGTTGGTTATGCAACTGCATTAGTTGAAGCATACGATTTAATCGTTGCAAATCTTGACAGCGAAGATGAATGGTATCATAACTGGGCACTTGCTAACTTAACTTACTACAATAAGAATGCTACAAACGTTTTGGTTCCATTAACTACTTTATCAGCAGCTAATATTGATAAAATCAATACAATGGTTGATAACGTACGTTCATAG
- a CDS encoding aldo/keto reductase: MFKSKFLEGVDLSKSNAVYTLNNGVKIPVVGFGTWQVKDGEEAYHSVLHALKVGYRHIDTAEAYRNEESVGRAIKDSGVPREEVFITTKLWNKHATYEDAKKAFEESLKKLGLDYVDLYIIHWPNPYMHRPNWEVRNKEVYHAMEDLYFEGKVRAIGVSNFRVHHLEALLKTAKVVPTVNQIFVNPSDQQEEVVSFGEKHGILTEAYSPLGTGKIFELTELNVLASKYQKSIGQIVLRWSLEHGYLPLPKSVTPSRIKENLELFDFKLDEDDILKLDELHGAFGLTSDPDQVDW, encoded by the coding sequence ATGTTTAAATCTAAATTTTTAGAAGGTGTAGATTTATCAAAATCTAATGCAGTCTACACACTAAATAATGGTGTAAAAATCCCGGTTGTCGGTTTTGGTACTTGGCAAGTTAAAGATGGGGAAGAAGCATATCATTCTGTACTACATGCACTTAAGGTAGGTTACAGGCACATTGATACTGCAGAAGCATACAGAAATGAAGAATCCGTTGGTAGAGCGATTAAAGACTCAGGTGTTCCAAGAGAAGAAGTATTTATTACAACAAAACTATGGAATAAGCATGCAACTTATGAAGATGCTAAAAAAGCATTTGAAGAAAGTTTAAAAAAACTAGGTTTGGACTATGTGGATTTATATATTATTCATTGGCCAAATCCATATATGCATCGTCCAAATTGGGAAGTAAGAAACAAGGAAGTTTATCATGCGATGGAGGATCTCTACTTTGAAGGTAAAGTTCGTGCAATTGGTGTCTCAAATTTTAGAGTGCATCATTTAGAGGCATTACTTAAGACGGCAAAAGTGGTTCCAACAGTTAACCAAATTTTTGTTAATCCAAGTGATCAACAAGAAGAAGTTGTTTCATTTGGAGAAAAACATGGCATTTTAACAGAAGCTTATTCTCCACTTGGTACTGGTAAGATTTTTGAATTAACTGAATTAAATGTACTTGCAAGTAAATACCAAAAATCAATCGGACAAATTGTCTTAAGATGGAGTTTGGAACATGGATATTTACCACTTCCAAAATCTGTTACACCAAGTCGTATTAAAGAAAACCTAGAATTATTTGACTTCAAATTAGATGAAGATGATATTTTAAAACTAGATGAACTACATGGTGCATTTGGATTAACATCAGATCCTGATCAAGTAGACTGGTAA
- a CDS encoding ABC-F family ATP-binding cassette domain-containing protein — MLNVSNVTYQIGKDILFEDVNIKFTEGNCYGVIGANGAGKSTLLKLLSGKLQVSKGTISYPQTKRMSVLEQDHFKYDNFTVMETVLMGNQKLFSVMKEKEAIYMKEDFTDADGVRAGELEELFDQMNGWNAESDAAILLSGLGVEPKFHYEQMANLEGNLKVKVLLARAIFDNPDILLLDEPTNHLDIEAVRWLENFLIDFENTVIVVSHDRYFLNKVCTHIVDIDYKTVNLFAGNYDFWYESSQLMLKQMKEQNKKSEEKIKELQDFISRFSANASKSKQATSRKKLLDKIELNEIKPSTRRYPYINFKIEKPLGDDILKVENLTKTVNGKKILDNISFTIGKEDKIVFVGLNQKAHTMLFDIIAGKETADSGVIRWGQTTNVGYFEKDHNYEFTTDTKMVDWLTDYSPNKESAYVRGFLGRMLFSGDDALKSIKVLSGGEKVRLLMSRMMILSKNVLILDEPTNHLDMETITALNKGLQEFQGVVLFTTQDHQLASTVSTKLFEVKEDGKLIEHIDSYETYLETL; from the coding sequence ATGCTAAATGTATCGAACGTTACTTATCAAATTGGAAAAGATATTTTATTTGAAGATGTCAATATAAAATTTACAGAAGGAAACTGTTATGGGGTCATTGGTGCTAATGGTGCCGGTAAATCTACACTATTAAAACTATTAAGTGGTAAATTACAAGTTTCTAAAGGTACAATTTCATATCCACAAACAAAACGTATGTCTGTTCTAGAACAAGACCACTTTAAGTATGACAATTTTACAGTCATGGAAACTGTTTTAATGGGTAACCAAAAACTTTTTTCTGTAATGAAAGAAAAAGAAGCAATCTACATGAAGGAAGACTTTACGGATGCTGACGGTGTCAGAGCTGGTGAACTCGAAGAGTTATTTGACCAAATGAATGGTTGGAATGCTGAATCTGATGCTGCAATTTTACTATCTGGATTAGGTGTTGAACCTAAATTCCATTATGAGCAAATGGCAAATTTAGAAGGTAATTTGAAAGTTAAAGTTTTACTTGCAAGAGCGATCTTTGACAATCCTGATATTTTACTATTAGACGAACCAACAAACCACTTGGACATTGAAGCTGTACGTTGGTTAGAAAACTTCTTAATTGATTTTGAAAATACAGTTATTGTTGTATCACATGATCGTTATTTCTTAAATAAAGTTTGTACACATATTGTTGATATCGACTACAAGACTGTTAATCTTTTTGCAGGCAATTATGATTTCTGGTACGAATCAAGTCAATTAATGCTTAAACAAATGAAAGAACAAAATAAGAAGTCTGAAGAAAAAATTAAGGAACTTCAAGATTTCATTTCTAGATTTAGTGCAAATGCATCTAAATCTAAACAAGCAACTTCACGTAAAAAATTACTTGATAAAATTGAATTAAATGAAATTAAACCTTCAACTAGACGCTATCCATATATTAATTTTAAGATTGAGAAACCTTTAGGTGATGATATCTTAAAAGTAGAAAACTTAACCAAGACTGTAAATGGTAAAAAGATCTTAGATAACATTTCATTTACAATTGGTAAAGAAGATAAGATCGTATTTGTTGGTTTAAATCAAAAAGCACATACCATGTTATTTGATATCATAGCCGGTAAAGAAACTGCGGATAGTGGTGTAATTCGTTGGGGTCAAACAACGAATGTAGGTTATTTTGAAAAAGATCATAATTATGAATTTACAACAGATACTAAAATGGTTGATTGGTTAACTGATTACTCACCAAATAAAGAATCCGCATATGTTAGAGGATTCCTTGGTCGTATGTTATTCTCAGGTGATGATGCACTTAAATCAATTAAAGTTTTATCTGGTGGTGAAAAAGTTAGACTTTTAATGAGTCGTATGATGATTTTATCCAAGAATGTTTTAATTCTTGATGAACCGACGAACCATTTAGATATGGAAACTATTACTGCACTTAATAAAGGATTACAAGAGTTCCAAGGTGTCGTATTATTTACGACACAAGATCATCAACTTGCATCAACAGTTTCAACTAAACTTTTCGAAGTTAAAGAAGATGGTAAACTGATTGAACACATTGATTCATACGAAACATATCTAGAAACATTATAA
- a CDS encoding glycoside hydrolase family 13 protein, with product MSENKFDIREKDWRNGALVYQVLVDRFYSSKTIEEKRNLYPYPKNLKPWGELPKGGTFLEDVRYWSHELDFWGGDLKGVTEKIDYIKNLGMDVLYLNPICESLSNHKYDATDYLEISKEFGTKEDLQQLISNIHSNNMKIMLDGVFNHVGINNPLFQKALKNEGFRDFFDFNQKYPRGVRLWADAPSLPELNLENDSVKDYIYRSNDSVIRSYIKQGVDGWRLDVAFDIGFNILKDLRDHARLDKEDTMIVGEIWNYPEKWLKSIDGVMNFTFREITLRLLRGEISAKKALKMITDTINDAGIEPILKSWNLLDNHDVPRLKNLLETEKLQQLAQVLQFTLPGSPNLYYGTELGMDGGFDPANRAPMRWDLVSEENKTLAWTKSLIKLHKDNRALKIGDFIPIDSDQLISFMRLTNNVKDTCIVVVNPTNQQVKETVLLKDSKLMNFSGFNYVFGKIEPVTLLAGLMEFNIEPYGFVVIKPKTEPEKSYTPYKRV from the coding sequence ATGTCAGAAAATAAATTTGATATCAGAGAAAAAGATTGGCGAAATGGTGCTTTAGTCTATCAAGTACTTGTGGATCGTTTTTACTCATCTAAAACCATCGAAGAAAAAAGGAACCTTTATCCTTATCCTAAAAATCTAAAACCTTGGGGTGAACTTCCAAAAGGTGGTACTTTTTTAGAAGATGTTAGATATTGGTCACACGAACTCGACTTTTGGGGTGGTGACTTAAAAGGTGTAACAGAAAAAATAGATTACATCAAAAATCTCGGTATGGATGTTTTATATTTAAATCCTATATGTGAATCATTATCAAACCACAAATATGATGCCACCGATTATCTTGAAATTTCAAAAGAGTTCGGAACTAAGGAAGATTTGCAACAATTGATCTCAAATATCCATAGTAATAACATGAAAATCATGTTAGATGGTGTTTTCAATCATGTTGGTATCAATAATCCTTTATTCCAAAAAGCACTTAAAAACGAGGGATTCCGTGATTTCTTTGATTTCAATCAAAAATACCCAAGAGGTGTTAGACTTTGGGCAGATGCACCGAGTTTACCTGAACTTAATTTAGAAAACGATTCAGTAAAAGATTACATTTATCGTTCAAATGATTCTGTTATCCGTTCATATATTAAACAAGGTGTAGATGGTTGGAGACTGGATGTTGCATTTGATATCGGATTTAATATCCTAAAAGATTTACGCGATCATGCAAGACTTGATAAAGAAGATACAATGATCGTCGGTGAAATTTGGAACTATCCTGAAAAATGGTTAAAATCTATTGATGGTGTTATGAATTTCACTTTCAGAGAAATCACCTTGAGATTACTTCGTGGTGAAATCTCTGCTAAAAAAGCATTGAAAATGATCACTGATACAATTAACGATGCTGGTATTGAACCGATTTTAAAATCTTGGAACTTATTAGATAACCATGATGTACCTAGACTGAAAAATCTACTTGAAACAGAAAAACTTCAACAGCTTGCACAAGTTCTACAATTTACATTACCTGGTTCTCCTAATTTATATTATGGAACTGAACTTGGCATGGATGGTGGCTTTGACCCTGCAAATAGAGCACCGATGCGTTGGGATTTAGTAAGTGAAGAAAATAAAACACTTGCTTGGACTAAATCACTTATTAAACTACATAAAGATAATAGAGCCTTAAAAATTGGTGACTTTATCCCAATTGATTCTGATCAGTTAATTTCTTTTATGAGATTAACCAATAATGTTAAAGATACTTGTATCGTTGTCGTTAATCCAACAAATCAACAAGTTAAAGAAACTGTTTTACTTAAAGATTCAAAACTCATGAATTTTAGTGGATTTAATTATGTCTTCGGTAAAATTGAACCGGTAACTTTACTTGCTGGTTTAATGGAATTTAATATTGAACCTTATGGTTTTGTAGTCATCAAACCTAAAACAGAACCAGAAAAGAGTTACACACCATATAAACGTGTCTAA
- a CDS encoding ABC transporter ATP-binding protein, whose protein sequence is MDKKPLIELINISKIFDAEAVVNNINLTIYKNEFVTLLGPSGCGKTTTLRMIGGFENPDAGTILIEGKDFSDIPSYARPINTVFQKYALFPHLNVIDNVAFGLNHRPLKYLAEFYKDKIEASSEKKNIRKLIKTLIYEDAKSMLRLVKLEGYDTRKIDQLSGGQQQRVALARALINRPKILLLDEPLAALDLKLRQNMQYELKEMQNKLGITFIFVTHDQEEAMTMSDRIVVMKNGIIEQIGVPKKIYNEPVNRYVARFIGETNIFPGTITDHNEVTFLGSKFKYIGYDEFNIGDPVDVVIRPEDFDVVPVEKATIKGLVTFSLFKGVHNELIVNIDNQEVLVNDYESFELGSQIGLKVDPYEIHLMRVSNENK, encoded by the coding sequence TTGGATAAAAAACCTTTAATTGAACTCATCAATATTAGTAAAATATTTGATGCAGAAGCTGTTGTAAATAATATCAATTTAACTATTTACAAAAATGAGTTTGTGACATTACTAGGTCCTTCAGGATGTGGTAAAACAACAACATTAAGAATGATCGGTGGATTTGAAAATCCTGATGCAGGAACAATACTTATCGAAGGAAAAGATTTTAGTGATATTCCTTCATATGCACGACCAATCAATACTGTTTTCCAAAAATACGCATTATTTCCTCATTTAAATGTAATCGATAATGTGGCATTTGGTTTAAACCATCGTCCACTTAAATATTTAGCGGAATTTTATAAAGATAAAATTGAAGCTTCATCTGAGAAAAAGAATATTCGTAAACTAATTAAAACTTTAATTTATGAAGATGCTAAATCAATGCTTAGACTGGTTAAACTTGAAGGTTACGATACACGTAAAATTGATCAACTTTCAGGTGGTCAACAACAACGTGTCGCACTTGCAAGAGCATTAATTAATCGTCCAAAAATTCTACTTCTAGATGAACCATTAGCAGCACTTGATTTAAAACTTCGTCAAAACATGCAATACGAATTGAAAGAAATGCAAAATAAATTAGGTATTACATTTATTTTTGTTACACATGATCAAGAAGAAGCTATGACAATGTCAGATCGTATTGTTGTTATGAAAAATGGTATCATCGAACAAATCGGTGTTCCAAAGAAAATCTACAATGAACCTGTCAATCGATATGTTGCAAGATTTATTGGGGAAACAAATATCTTCCCTGGAACTATTACAGATCACAATGAAGTAACTTTCCTGGGTAGTAAATTTAAGTACATTGGATATGATGAGTTTAATATTGGTGATCCTGTTGATGTTGTTATTCGTCCAGAAGACTTTGATGTCGTACCAGTTGAAAAAGCAACAATTAAAGGACTTGTAACCTTCTCACTTTTCAAAGGTGTTCATAATGAACTGATTGTCAATATTGATAATCAAGAAGTTTTAGTAAATGATTATGAATCATTTGAACTTGGTAGCCAGATTGGATTAAAAGTAGACCCATATGAAATTCATTTAATGAGGGTTTCAAATGAAAACAAGTAA
- a CDS encoding bacterial Ig-like domain-containing protein, which produces MKKTILSIMAFFFTLILVGCTGLFPTTIGISIEAPNKTVYILGETFDATGLKVQSYNSNGDVKDLTADDYTLSNTALNQLGAHTIRVKHNHFEADFTVFVKESPNLIKMVYITDFPATVFYQTVPTSETLELDGLFLTYLTANFETVDAPLSDFSFNIFDIDLADSGYSVYAVNISHKTLEGISTTFLIYVG; this is translated from the coding sequence ATGAAAAAAACAATATTGTCAATAATGGCTTTCTTTTTTACATTGATATTAGTCGGATGTACGGGTTTATTCCCTACAACGATTGGCATTTCAATTGAAGCACCAAATAAAACAGTTTACATTTTAGGTGAAACATTTGATGCAACTGGTTTAAAAGTTCAATCTTACAACAGTAATGGTGATGTTAAAGATCTAACTGCTGATGATTACACACTATCAAACACAGCATTAAATCAGTTAGGAGCACATACAATTAGAGTTAAACACAATCATTTTGAAGCTGACTTTACTGTGTTTGTAAAAGAATCTCCAAATTTAATTAAAATGGTTTATATTACAGATTTTCCAGCAACAGTTTTCTATCAAACAGTTCCAACCAGTGAAACTCTTGAACTTGATGGTTTATTTTTAACTTATTTAACAGCTAATTTTGAAACTGTAGACGCACCACTTTCTGACTTTTCATTTAATATATTTGATATTGATTTAGCAGATTCAGGTTACTCTGTATATGCTGTTAACATTTCACATAAAACTTTAGAAGGTATTTCTACCACATTCTTAATTTATGTAGGGTAA
- a CDS encoding phosphotransferase enzyme family protein: protein MEKFVKELLTENILMRISSRYKVERKALTFIGGFENYIYGFEKDNKSYVVRVSHSSHRDLEDIKSELDFVFYLATNGAKVSMPVLTIDQNLVEKIDASDGSYFIISAFTKAEGKAPKIEDFSTDFFINYGKVIGQFHRLTQNYTPSPGIKKRFVWYEDQVLVEADKYLDTNDKIILDRLKEVMDEIKKIPKTHENFGLIHTDVHMGNFFIKDNQFTVFDFDDASYHYFISDIAIFLYYLTWFTNEVDRLKYGNFFMINFMKGYKEEFNLSKEDFIHIDKFLKLREILLYINVYKTLDVEKDEFAKRYIERYRDKIINRVRFIELNFEDYI, encoded by the coding sequence TTGGAAAAGTTCGTTAAAGAATTATTAACAGAAAATATATTAATGCGCATATCAAGTAGATACAAAGTTGAGAGAAAAGCGTTAACTTTTATCGGTGGATTTGAAAATTATATTTATGGATTTGAGAAAGATAATAAGTCATATGTTGTTAGAGTTTCTCATAGCTCACATCGTGATTTAGAAGATATCAAATCCGAACTTGATTTTGTCTTTTACCTTGCGACAAATGGTGCAAAAGTTTCAATGCCTGTTTTAACAATTGATCAAAATCTTGTTGAAAAAATAGATGCATCTGATGGGTCATATTTTATTATTTCAGCATTTACAAAAGCTGAAGGAAAAGCACCGAAAATAGAAGATTTTAGTACAGATTTTTTCATCAATTATGGAAAAGTCATTGGTCAATTTCATAGATTAACTCAAAATTATACGCCTTCACCTGGTATAAAAAAGAGATTTGTTTGGTATGAAGACCAAGTATTAGTTGAAGCAGATAAGTATTTAGATACAAACGATAAAATTATCTTAGACAGATTAAAAGAAGTGATGGATGAAATTAAAAAAATCCCAAAAACACATGAGAATTTTGGACTCATTCATACGGATGTCCATATGGGTAATTTCTTCATTAAAGATAATCAATTTACTGTCTTTGATTTTGATGATGCAAGTTATCATTATTTTATTAGTGATATTGCAATATTCTTATATTATTTAACTTGGTTTACAAATGAAGTTGATCGACTTAAATATGGAAATTTCTTTATGATCAACTTTATGAAGGGTTATAAAGAAGAATTCAATTTATCTAAAGAAGATTTCATACATATTGATAAATTCTTGAAACTAAGAGAGATTTTACTCTACATCAATGTATATAAAACACTTGATGTAGAAAAAGATGAATTTGCGAAAAGATACATTGAAAGATATCGTGATAAAATCATTAATCGTGTTCGTTTCATTGAATTAAACTTTGAAGATTATATATAA